In Delphinus delphis chromosome 11, mDelDel1.2, whole genome shotgun sequence, one genomic interval encodes:
- the BCDIN3D gene encoding RNA 5'-monophosphate methyltransferase translates to MARVPHANGNPKLLRWLRGGRLYSHSPLPCSAGALEPGPRSPSLQVPDFRFRGDPEARLRLMAASMKQATGGVEETAAEEEPRVLEPGAAPFGNFPHYSRFHPPEQRLRLLPPELLRRLFPQSPETRPILGLDVGCNSGDLSVALYKHFLSLHDGETCSDASRELHLLCCDIDPVLVERAEKECPFPDGLTFITLDFMNHRTRKVLLSSFLSQFGCSVFDIGFCMSITMWIHLNHGDQGLWEFLAHLSSLCCYLLVEPQPWKCYRAAARRLRKLGLHDFDHFRSLAIRGDMANQIVQILTQDHGMELVCCFGNTSWDRSLLLFRAKQATETHPIPESLIEEGRERNRIRFWRQ, encoded by the exons ATGGCGAGGGTTCCTCACGCCAACGGAAACCCCAAACTTCTGCGCTGGCTCAGGGGAGGCCGCCTTTATAGTCACTCGCCTTTGCCATGCAGCGCAGGCGCGCTGGAGCCCGGACCGCGCTCGCCGAGCCTGCAGGTTCCCGACTTCCGGTTCCGAGGCGACCCCGAGGCCAGACTGAGACTAATGGCGGCGTCCATGAAGCAAGCAACCGGGGGCGTTGAAGAGACCGCGGCGGAAGAGGAACCGCGAGTTCTGGAACCCGGGGCCGCCCCATTCGGAAATTTCCCTCATTATTCCCGCTTCCACCCTCCAGAGCAACGGCTCCGCCTCCTGCCTCCAGAGCTGCTTCGCCGGCTCTTCCCTCAGAGTCCAGAGACAAGGCCGATCCTGGGGCTCGACGTGGGGTGTAACTCCGGG GATCTGAGTGTGGCTCTATACAAACATTTCCTTTCCCTACATGATGGGGAGACCTGCTCAGATGCCTCAAGAGAGCTCCATCTCCTCTGCTGCGACATAGATCCAGTCCTGGTGGAACGAGCTGAAAAAGAATGCCCTTTTCCTGATGGCTTGACCTTTATCACCCTGGACTTCATGAATCACAGGACCCGGAAAGTTCTCTTGAGCTCTTTCTTAAGCCAGTTTGGATGCTCAGTTTTTGATATTGGCTTCTGCATGTCAATAACCATGTGGATTCATCTGAACCATGGGGACCAAGGCCTTTGGGAGTTCCTGGCCCACCTTTCTTCCCTGTGCTGCTACCTCCTTGTGGAACCACAGCCCTGGAAGTGTTATCGGGCAGCTGCAAGGCGTCTCCGGAAGCTGGGCCTCCATGATTTTGACCACTTCCGCTCCCTAGCTATCCGAGGTGATATGGCTAATCAGATTGTGCAGATCTTGACCCAGGACCATGGCATGGAATTAGTATGCTGCTTTGGCAACACCAGTTGGGACCGAAGCCTTCTGCTCTTCAGAGCAAAACAAGCCACAGAGACTCATCCGATCCCTGAATCACTGatagaagaagggagagaaaggaacagaataaGATTCTGGAGACAATGA